One part of the Drosophila teissieri strain GT53w chromosome 3R, Prin_Dtei_1.1, whole genome shotgun sequence genome encodes these proteins:
- the LOC122619061 gene encoding uncharacterized protein LOC122619061 isoform X3 → MERIAPEEAASLREARKQIVEIARNRPGTQVAKCILAYDEQQDLASLVVLLEELSKNTDYSTDLRISLGYYIEELLRHCLGSNYVSRRSAIVAAGSALQYCGKIYGDRVEYMYQVVEHQIEALLTSESQKETPSGSSAPKNNETRPEEPRKRRAKKLTKKEVDPYLLTVEPKKFKTMSDDKRFNMAGFVKCTRNRTIEYLYQDHTPPNLWRHAPIVDPHNPYDLDEKKQYKMFTYHVEHRYNTLLPDIPFERLNLIKEYVHTNQVNTTEILNEHMTTKDYLDEYIALENQMLAARYGATVRTRRSLVEPAKRLMEDSLVAEMAKKVCMDENLPMDTDETATLEAMDVDQSVMDENNQSLITADALQNQISVDSGLGESMNRSQEDSNINITMDISQVESSTLSVSQVESSLSVSQADNSLSVSQVENLPLSSTLDINESSVLDSTRVDLPPLKDLTLDELLIDSGIGMEDVSDFQMHTGQSFDDEGVVLSDIEDQRQLSPTMKLISQSEEAKTVQVIEMDADVTVNVPREVCYPILLNVMGLPIKGLRRKCIFKLPTEFDLFKQARLPARREAQPKATPTPRTILQIEREAPQKEKEPGSPCSLEFDEDFNFLGFRQRRPTFDSGFDIDELRGGSACVSTIGEVKIEIEDGTETNTDKLINVSGSDALEESVNAVRECGLGESLVEELNASTEPKTENNTANSSQLEVTETSGNLSGLETTVDLGMESLLASSVLDSSTEPNAVDSCILNVTQLDNSALEISTLQDKATLNDEAAAKDLPAETPNPDLDSAVNDCDKSTRSDSPFEIDDLDSPDSSSLIRDWHRRLGPALEAAHERQNFNIKDLGTEVLDICKAGNGTATLADVMADKDPSIMCRYMLASLVLTNHGNVSLDFGNRDKSKPIDMSQFRMHLKSTKRMEIHPEDDVGNINAAKSHSAARSKEQNVSANNTKPGTSKSASAATKRKSAEVALSEAQRSMHFSQQYNKIKRLH, encoded by the exons ATGGAACGGATAGCGCCAGAAGAAGCGG CCTCCTTGAGAGAAGCGCGAAAGCAGATAGTGGAAATAGCCAGGAATCGGCCGGGAACTCAAGTGGCCAAGTGCATCCTCGCCTACGACGAGCAACAGGACCTCGCCTCGCTAGTCGTCCTCCTCGAAGAGCTCTCCAAGAACACGGACTACTCCACGGACCTGCGGATATCACTGGGATAT TATATTGAGGAGCTACTGCGACACTGCTTAGGAAGCAACTATGTCTCCCGAAGATCGGCCATCGTGGCCGCGGGAAGTGCCCTCCAGTACTGCGGCAAGATCTATGGCGACCGCGTGGAGTACATGTACCAGGTGGTGGAGCACCAGATCGAAGCCCTGCTCACATCGGAGTCGCAGAAGGAGACGCCCAGCGGAAGTAGTGC GCCGAAGAACAATGAAACCAGGCCGGAAGAACCGCGAAAACGTCGCGCCAAAAAGCTGACTAAGAAGGAAGTAGATCCTTATTTGCTCACGGTGGAACCGAAAAAGTTCAAGACCATGTCGGACGACAAACGCTTCAACATGGCGGGCTTTGTAAAATGCACGAGAAATCGGACGATAGAATACCTTTATCAGGATCATACGCCGCCCAACTTGTGGAGACATGCGCCAATCGTAGATCCCCACAATCCCTACGACCTGGATGAGAAAAAGCAGTACAAAATGTTTACGTATCACGTAGAGCATAGGTACAACACGCTTCTGCCAGATATTCCGTTCGAAAGGCTGAATCTCATTAAGGAATATGTGCACACAAACCAAGTGAACACCACGGAGATTCTTAATGAGCATATGACCACGAAGGATTATCTGGACGAGTATATTGCGCTGGAGAATCAAATGCTGGCAGCCCGCTATGGAGCCACTGTCAGAACGAGAAGAAGTTTGGTTGAACCGGCGAAAAGATTGATGGAGGACAGTTTGGTAGCGGAAATGGCCAAGAAGGTGTGCATGGACGAGAATCTGCCAATGGATACGGACGAAACTGCTACGCTGGAAGCAATGGACGTGGACCAATCTGTGATGGATGAAAACAACCAGTCGCTAATCACAGCCGATGCCCTGCAAAATCAAATATCAGTGGACTCGGGCCTGGGCGAATCGATGAACAGGAGTCAGGAggacagcaacatcaacatcacgATGGACATCAGCCAGGTGGAGAGCTCTACTTTGAGCGTTAGCCAAGTGGAGTCGTCCCTGAGCGTCAGCCAGGCGGATAACTCCCTAAGCGTTAGCCAAGTAGAGAATCTGCCGCTGAGCAGCACATTAGACATTAATGAGTCTAGTGTCCTAGATAGCACGAGAGTGGATCTGCCCCCCTTAAAAGACCTCACTCTAGACGAGCTGCTAATTGATTCAGGGATCGGTATGGAAGATGTTTCCGATTTCCAAATGCATACAG GCCAGTCTTTTGACGATGAGGGTGTTGTTCTTTCAGATATAGAAGATCAACGCCAGTTGTCGCCGACGATGAAGTTGATTAGCCAATCGGAAGAGGCAAAAACAGTTCAGGTCATTGAGATGGATGCCGATGTGACAGTGAATGTTCCAAGGGAGGTGTGCTATCCCATTCTGCTGAATGTTATGGGTCTCCCCATAAAAGGTCTGCGTCGCAAATGTATCTTTAAACTTCCAACTGAGTTCGACTTGTTCAAGCAAGCA CGTCTTCCTGCCAGGCGAGAGGCGCAACCAAAagccacacccactcccagAACTATATTGCAGATTGAACGAGAAGctccccaaaaagaaaaagaaccCGGCTCCCCCTGCAGCTTAGAGTTCGATGAGGATTTTA ATTTCCTGGGCTTCCGTCAACGTAGACCCACATTTGACTCAGGCTTCGATATTGACGAGTTGCGTGGCGGCTCAGCTTGTGTGTCCACCATCGGAGAAGTTAAAATTGAGATTGAAGACGGAACTGAAACCAACACCGACAAGTTGATTAATGTAAGCGGAAGCGACGCCTTGGAAGAGAGTGTGAATGCCGTAAGGGAATGTGGGCTGGGGGAGTCCTTGGTGGAGGAATTAAACGCTTCTACCGAACCCAAAACTGAGAACAATACTGCAAATTCCTCGCAACTTGAAGTAACTGAAACGTCCGGAAATCTGAGCGGACTGGAAACTACAGTGGACTTAGGAATGGAGAGCTTGTTAGCTAGTTCCGTATTAGATTCAAGTACTGAGCCGAATGCAGTGGACAGTTGTATTTTAAATGTCACTCAACTTGACAATTCAGCCCTGGAGATTTCAACTCTACAGGACAAAGCTACCTTAAATGACGAAGCAGCTGCAAAGGATTTGCCTGCTGAAACACCTAATCCAGATTTAGACTCGGCAGTCAACGACTGCGATAAATCAACGCGCAGCGATTCCCCTTTCGAAATTGACGATTTGGATAGCCCCGATTCCAGCTCATTG ATCCGAGACTGGCATAGACGATTGGGACCTGCTTTGGAAGCAGCCCATGAACGACAGAATTTCAACATTAAGGACTTGGGCACTGAGGTTTTGGACATTTGCAAGGCGGGCAACGGTACAGCCACGTTAGCCGACGTCATGGCTGACAAGGATCCTAGTATCATGTGCCGCTACATGCTGGCTTCCCTGGTCCTG ACAAACCATGGAAACGTGTCCTTGGATTTTGGAAATCGCGATAAAAGTAAGCCCATCGACATGTCTCAGTTTCGAATGCATTTAAAGAGTACGAAGCGAATGGAAATCCATCCCGAGGACGACGTGGGCAACATAAATGCTGCCAAGAGCCACTCGGCGGCGAGGAGTAAAGAGCAAAATGTTTCAGCTAACAATACGAAGCCAGGGACAAGCAAGTCGGCGTCTGCAGCTACAAAACGAAAGTCTGCGGAAGTGGCTTTATCCGAG GCCCAGAGATCAATGCACTTTTCCCAGCAGTACAACAAGATCAAGAGGCTGCACTAG
- the LOC122619061 gene encoding uncharacterized protein LOC122619061 isoform X2: MERIAPEEAASLREARKQIVEIARNRPGTQVAKCILAYDEQQDLASLVVLLEELSKNTDYSTDLRISLGYYIEELLRHCLGSNYVSRRSAIVAAGSALQYCGKIYGDRVEYMYQVVEHQIEALLTSESQKETPSGSSAPKNNETRPEEPRKRRAKKLTKKEVDPYLLTVEPKKFKTMSDDKRFNMAGFVKCTRNRTIEYLYQDHTPPNLWRHAPIVDPHNPYDLDEKKQYKMFTYHVEHRYNTLLPDIPFERLNLIKEYVHTNQVNTTEILNEHMTTKDYLDEYIALENQMLAARYGATVRTRRSLVEPAKRLMEDSLVAEMAKKVCMDENLPMDTDETATLEAMDVDQSVMDENNQSLITADALQNQISVDSGLGESMNRSQEDSNINITMDISQVESSTLSVSQVESSLSVSQADNSLSVSQVENLPLSSTLDINESSVLDSTRVDLPPLKDLTLDELLIDSGIGMEDVSDFQMHTGQSFDDEGVVLSDIEDQRQLSPTMKLISQSEEAKTVQVIEMDADVTVNVPREVCYPILLNVMGLPIKGLRRKCIFKLPTEFDLFKQARLPARREAQPKATPTPRTILQIEREAPQKEKEPGSPCSLEFDEDFNFLGFRQRRPTFDSGFDIDELRGGSACVSTIGEVKIEIEDGTETNTDKLINVSGSDALEESVNAVRECGLGESLVEELNASTEPKTENNTANSSQLEVTETSGNLSGLETTVDLGMESLLASSVLDSSTEPNAVDSCILNVTQLDNSALEISTLQDKATLNDEAAAKDLPAETPNPDLDSAVNDCDKSTRSDSPFEIDDLDSPDSSSLIRDWHRRLGPALEAAHERQNFNIKDLGTEVLDICKAGNGTATLADVMADKDPSIMCRYMLASLVLTNHGNVSLDFGNRDKSKPIDMSQFRMHLKSTKRMEIHPEDDVGNINAAKSHSAARSKEQNVSANNTKPGTSKSASAATKRKSAEVALSEVFAKTVRLIQPIPKMWQTPSDADSGISSMGSSLASTPRLNE, translated from the exons ATGGAACGGATAGCGCCAGAAGAAGCGG CCTCCTTGAGAGAAGCGCGAAAGCAGATAGTGGAAATAGCCAGGAATCGGCCGGGAACTCAAGTGGCCAAGTGCATCCTCGCCTACGACGAGCAACAGGACCTCGCCTCGCTAGTCGTCCTCCTCGAAGAGCTCTCCAAGAACACGGACTACTCCACGGACCTGCGGATATCACTGGGATAT TATATTGAGGAGCTACTGCGACACTGCTTAGGAAGCAACTATGTCTCCCGAAGATCGGCCATCGTGGCCGCGGGAAGTGCCCTCCAGTACTGCGGCAAGATCTATGGCGACCGCGTGGAGTACATGTACCAGGTGGTGGAGCACCAGATCGAAGCCCTGCTCACATCGGAGTCGCAGAAGGAGACGCCCAGCGGAAGTAGTGC GCCGAAGAACAATGAAACCAGGCCGGAAGAACCGCGAAAACGTCGCGCCAAAAAGCTGACTAAGAAGGAAGTAGATCCTTATTTGCTCACGGTGGAACCGAAAAAGTTCAAGACCATGTCGGACGACAAACGCTTCAACATGGCGGGCTTTGTAAAATGCACGAGAAATCGGACGATAGAATACCTTTATCAGGATCATACGCCGCCCAACTTGTGGAGACATGCGCCAATCGTAGATCCCCACAATCCCTACGACCTGGATGAGAAAAAGCAGTACAAAATGTTTACGTATCACGTAGAGCATAGGTACAACACGCTTCTGCCAGATATTCCGTTCGAAAGGCTGAATCTCATTAAGGAATATGTGCACACAAACCAAGTGAACACCACGGAGATTCTTAATGAGCATATGACCACGAAGGATTATCTGGACGAGTATATTGCGCTGGAGAATCAAATGCTGGCAGCCCGCTATGGAGCCACTGTCAGAACGAGAAGAAGTTTGGTTGAACCGGCGAAAAGATTGATGGAGGACAGTTTGGTAGCGGAAATGGCCAAGAAGGTGTGCATGGACGAGAATCTGCCAATGGATACGGACGAAACTGCTACGCTGGAAGCAATGGACGTGGACCAATCTGTGATGGATGAAAACAACCAGTCGCTAATCACAGCCGATGCCCTGCAAAATCAAATATCAGTGGACTCGGGCCTGGGCGAATCGATGAACAGGAGTCAGGAggacagcaacatcaacatcacgATGGACATCAGCCAGGTGGAGAGCTCTACTTTGAGCGTTAGCCAAGTGGAGTCGTCCCTGAGCGTCAGCCAGGCGGATAACTCCCTAAGCGTTAGCCAAGTAGAGAATCTGCCGCTGAGCAGCACATTAGACATTAATGAGTCTAGTGTCCTAGATAGCACGAGAGTGGATCTGCCCCCCTTAAAAGACCTCACTCTAGACGAGCTGCTAATTGATTCAGGGATCGGTATGGAAGATGTTTCCGATTTCCAAATGCATACAG GCCAGTCTTTTGACGATGAGGGTGTTGTTCTTTCAGATATAGAAGATCAACGCCAGTTGTCGCCGACGATGAAGTTGATTAGCCAATCGGAAGAGGCAAAAACAGTTCAGGTCATTGAGATGGATGCCGATGTGACAGTGAATGTTCCAAGGGAGGTGTGCTATCCCATTCTGCTGAATGTTATGGGTCTCCCCATAAAAGGTCTGCGTCGCAAATGTATCTTTAAACTTCCAACTGAGTTCGACTTGTTCAAGCAAGCA CGTCTTCCTGCCAGGCGAGAGGCGCAACCAAAagccacacccactcccagAACTATATTGCAGATTGAACGAGAAGctccccaaaaagaaaaagaaccCGGCTCCCCCTGCAGCTTAGAGTTCGATGAGGATTTTA ATTTCCTGGGCTTCCGTCAACGTAGACCCACATTTGACTCAGGCTTCGATATTGACGAGTTGCGTGGCGGCTCAGCTTGTGTGTCCACCATCGGAGAAGTTAAAATTGAGATTGAAGACGGAACTGAAACCAACACCGACAAGTTGATTAATGTAAGCGGAAGCGACGCCTTGGAAGAGAGTGTGAATGCCGTAAGGGAATGTGGGCTGGGGGAGTCCTTGGTGGAGGAATTAAACGCTTCTACCGAACCCAAAACTGAGAACAATACTGCAAATTCCTCGCAACTTGAAGTAACTGAAACGTCCGGAAATCTGAGCGGACTGGAAACTACAGTGGACTTAGGAATGGAGAGCTTGTTAGCTAGTTCCGTATTAGATTCAAGTACTGAGCCGAATGCAGTGGACAGTTGTATTTTAAATGTCACTCAACTTGACAATTCAGCCCTGGAGATTTCAACTCTACAGGACAAAGCTACCTTAAATGACGAAGCAGCTGCAAAGGATTTGCCTGCTGAAACACCTAATCCAGATTTAGACTCGGCAGTCAACGACTGCGATAAATCAACGCGCAGCGATTCCCCTTTCGAAATTGACGATTTGGATAGCCCCGATTCCAGCTCATTG ATCCGAGACTGGCATAGACGATTGGGACCTGCTTTGGAAGCAGCCCATGAACGACAGAATTTCAACATTAAGGACTTGGGCACTGAGGTTTTGGACATTTGCAAGGCGGGCAACGGTACAGCCACGTTAGCCGACGTCATGGCTGACAAGGATCCTAGTATCATGTGCCGCTACATGCTGGCTTCCCTGGTCCTG ACAAACCATGGAAACGTGTCCTTGGATTTTGGAAATCGCGATAAAAGTAAGCCCATCGACATGTCTCAGTTTCGAATGCATTTAAAGAGTACGAAGCGAATGGAAATCCATCCCGAGGACGACGTGGGCAACATAAATGCTGCCAAGAGCCACTCGGCGGCGAGGAGTAAAGAGCAAAATGTTTCAGCTAACAATACGAAGCCAGGGACAAGCAAGTCGGCGTCTGCAGCTACAAAACGAAAGTCTGCGGAAGTGGCTTTATCCGAGGTGTTTGCTAAAACTGTTAGATTGATACAGCCCATCCCAAAGATGTGGCAGACTCCTTCTGATGCCGACTCGGGGATATCTTCGATGGGCTCTTCATTGGCATCCACTCCCCGCCTTAATGAGTAG
- the LOC122619061 gene encoding uncharacterized protein LOC122619061 isoform X1 produces the protein MERIAPEEAASLREARKQIVEIARNRPGTQVAKCILAYDEQQDLASLVVLLEELSKNTDYSTDLRISLGYYIEELLRHCLGSNYVSRRSAIVAAGSALQYCGKIYGDRVEYMYQVVEHQIEALLTSESQKETPSGSSAPKNNETRPEEPRKRRAKKLTKKEVDPYLLTVEPKKFKTMSDDKRFNMAGFVKCTRNRTIEYLYQDHTPPNLWRHAPIVDPHNPYDLDEKKQYKMFTYHVEHRYNTLLPDIPFERLNLIKEYVHTNQVNTTEILNEHMTTKDYLDEYIALENQMLAARYGATVRTRRSLVEPAKRLMEDSLVAEMAKKVCMDENLPMDTDETATLEAMDVDQSVMDENNQSLITADALQNQISVDSGLGESMNRSQEDSNINITMDISQVESSTLSVSQVESSLSVSQADNSLSVSQVENLPLSSTLDINESSVLDSTRVDLPPLKDLTLDELLIDSGIGMEDVSDFQMHTDIEDQRQLSPTMKLISQSEEAKTVQVIEMDADVTVNVPREVCYPILLNVMGLPIKGLRRKCIFKLPTEFDLFKQARLPARREAQPKATPTPRTILQIEREAPQKEKEPGSPCSLEFDEDFNFLGFRQRRPTFDSGFDIDELRGGSACVSTIGEVKIEIEDGTETNTDKLINVSGSDALEESVNAVRECGLGESLVEELNASTEPKTENNTANSSQLEVTETSGNLSGLETTVDLGMESLLASSVLDSSTEPNAVDSCILNVTQLDNSALEISTLQDKATLNDEAAAKDLPAETPNPDLDSAVNDCDKSTRSDSPFEIDDLDSPDSSSLIRDWHRRLGPALEAAHERQNFNIKDLGTEVLDICKAGNGTATLADVMADKDPSIMCRYMLASLVLTNHGNVSLDFGNRDKSKPIDMSQFRMHLKSTKRMEIHPEDDVGNINAAKSHSAARSKEQNVSANNTKPGTSKSASAATKRKSAEVALSEVFAKTVRLIQPIPKMWQTPSDADSGISSMGSSLASTPRLNEPRDQCTFPSSTTRSRGCTRYKSLPDY, from the exons ATGGAACGGATAGCGCCAGAAGAAGCGG CCTCCTTGAGAGAAGCGCGAAAGCAGATAGTGGAAATAGCCAGGAATCGGCCGGGAACTCAAGTGGCCAAGTGCATCCTCGCCTACGACGAGCAACAGGACCTCGCCTCGCTAGTCGTCCTCCTCGAAGAGCTCTCCAAGAACACGGACTACTCCACGGACCTGCGGATATCACTGGGATAT TATATTGAGGAGCTACTGCGACACTGCTTAGGAAGCAACTATGTCTCCCGAAGATCGGCCATCGTGGCCGCGGGAAGTGCCCTCCAGTACTGCGGCAAGATCTATGGCGACCGCGTGGAGTACATGTACCAGGTGGTGGAGCACCAGATCGAAGCCCTGCTCACATCGGAGTCGCAGAAGGAGACGCCCAGCGGAAGTAGTGC GCCGAAGAACAATGAAACCAGGCCGGAAGAACCGCGAAAACGTCGCGCCAAAAAGCTGACTAAGAAGGAAGTAGATCCTTATTTGCTCACGGTGGAACCGAAAAAGTTCAAGACCATGTCGGACGACAAACGCTTCAACATGGCGGGCTTTGTAAAATGCACGAGAAATCGGACGATAGAATACCTTTATCAGGATCATACGCCGCCCAACTTGTGGAGACATGCGCCAATCGTAGATCCCCACAATCCCTACGACCTGGATGAGAAAAAGCAGTACAAAATGTTTACGTATCACGTAGAGCATAGGTACAACACGCTTCTGCCAGATATTCCGTTCGAAAGGCTGAATCTCATTAAGGAATATGTGCACACAAACCAAGTGAACACCACGGAGATTCTTAATGAGCATATGACCACGAAGGATTATCTGGACGAGTATATTGCGCTGGAGAATCAAATGCTGGCAGCCCGCTATGGAGCCACTGTCAGAACGAGAAGAAGTTTGGTTGAACCGGCGAAAAGATTGATGGAGGACAGTTTGGTAGCGGAAATGGCCAAGAAGGTGTGCATGGACGAGAATCTGCCAATGGATACGGACGAAACTGCTACGCTGGAAGCAATGGACGTGGACCAATCTGTGATGGATGAAAACAACCAGTCGCTAATCACAGCCGATGCCCTGCAAAATCAAATATCAGTGGACTCGGGCCTGGGCGAATCGATGAACAGGAGTCAGGAggacagcaacatcaacatcacgATGGACATCAGCCAGGTGGAGAGCTCTACTTTGAGCGTTAGCCAAGTGGAGTCGTCCCTGAGCGTCAGCCAGGCGGATAACTCCCTAAGCGTTAGCCAAGTAGAGAATCTGCCGCTGAGCAGCACATTAGACATTAATGAGTCTAGTGTCCTAGATAGCACGAGAGTGGATCTGCCCCCCTTAAAAGACCTCACTCTAGACGAGCTGCTAATTGATTCAGGGATCGGTATGGAAGATGTTTCCGATTTCCAAATGCATACAG ATATAGAAGATCAACGCCAGTTGTCGCCGACGATGAAGTTGATTAGCCAATCGGAAGAGGCAAAAACAGTTCAGGTCATTGAGATGGATGCCGATGTGACAGTGAATGTTCCAAGGGAGGTGTGCTATCCCATTCTGCTGAATGTTATGGGTCTCCCCATAAAAGGTCTGCGTCGCAAATGTATCTTTAAACTTCCAACTGAGTTCGACTTGTTCAAGCAAGCA CGTCTTCCTGCCAGGCGAGAGGCGCAACCAAAagccacacccactcccagAACTATATTGCAGATTGAACGAGAAGctccccaaaaagaaaaagaaccCGGCTCCCCCTGCAGCTTAGAGTTCGATGAGGATTTTA ATTTCCTGGGCTTCCGTCAACGTAGACCCACATTTGACTCAGGCTTCGATATTGACGAGTTGCGTGGCGGCTCAGCTTGTGTGTCCACCATCGGAGAAGTTAAAATTGAGATTGAAGACGGAACTGAAACCAACACCGACAAGTTGATTAATGTAAGCGGAAGCGACGCCTTGGAAGAGAGTGTGAATGCCGTAAGGGAATGTGGGCTGGGGGAGTCCTTGGTGGAGGAATTAAACGCTTCTACCGAACCCAAAACTGAGAACAATACTGCAAATTCCTCGCAACTTGAAGTAACTGAAACGTCCGGAAATCTGAGCGGACTGGAAACTACAGTGGACTTAGGAATGGAGAGCTTGTTAGCTAGTTCCGTATTAGATTCAAGTACTGAGCCGAATGCAGTGGACAGTTGTATTTTAAATGTCACTCAACTTGACAATTCAGCCCTGGAGATTTCAACTCTACAGGACAAAGCTACCTTAAATGACGAAGCAGCTGCAAAGGATTTGCCTGCTGAAACACCTAATCCAGATTTAGACTCGGCAGTCAACGACTGCGATAAATCAACGCGCAGCGATTCCCCTTTCGAAATTGACGATTTGGATAGCCCCGATTCCAGCTCATTG ATCCGAGACTGGCATAGACGATTGGGACCTGCTTTGGAAGCAGCCCATGAACGACAGAATTTCAACATTAAGGACTTGGGCACTGAGGTTTTGGACATTTGCAAGGCGGGCAACGGTACAGCCACGTTAGCCGACGTCATGGCTGACAAGGATCCTAGTATCATGTGCCGCTACATGCTGGCTTCCCTGGTCCTG ACAAACCATGGAAACGTGTCCTTGGATTTTGGAAATCGCGATAAAAGTAAGCCCATCGACATGTCTCAGTTTCGAATGCATTTAAAGAGTACGAAGCGAATGGAAATCCATCCCGAGGACGACGTGGGCAACATAAATGCTGCCAAGAGCCACTCGGCGGCGAGGAGTAAAGAGCAAAATGTTTCAGCTAACAATACGAAGCCAGGGACAAGCAAGTCGGCGTCTGCAGCTACAAAACGAAAGTCTGCGGAAGTGGCTTTATCCGAGGTGTTTGCTAAAACTGTTAGATTGATACAGCCCATCCCAAAGATGTGGCAGACTCCTTCTGATGCCGACTCGGGGATATCTTCGATGGGCTCTTCATTGGCATCCACTCCCCGCCTTAATGA GCCCAGAGATCAATGCACTTTTCCCAGCAGTACAACAAGATCAAGAGGCTGCACTAGATATAAATCCTTGCCAGATTACTAA